Proteins from a single region of Desulfatiglans anilini DSM 4660:
- a CDS encoding 2-oxoacid:ferredoxin oxidoreductase subunit beta yields the protein MPNIKDYIRERFFPHIWCPGCGHGIVLRGLITAVMEIGWDKNSIVMVSGIGCSSRISGYVDFHSLHTLHGRALAFATGVKITKPELNVIVPMGDGDALAIGGNHFIHAARRNIEMTAIVMNNRIYGMTGGQYSPLSGYGSKATTAPYGNIDHDFDVVTLSKAAGASFVARTTTYHITQMVDILKKAFTHPGFSVVEIMSQCPTYFGRKNQMGDAADMMEWFKDNTTPTGSEAKQRNPALIERGIFVQEQKPEYCREYDRVIQKAMKGGA from the coding sequence ATGCCGAATATCAAGGATTACATCCGGGAACGTTTTTTCCCCCACATCTGGTGCCCCGGCTGCGGCCACGGAATCGTCCTGAGGGGGCTCATCACCGCCGTCATGGAGATCGGCTGGGACAAGAACAGCATCGTCATGGTCTCCGGAATCGGCTGCTCCTCCCGCATCTCCGGCTACGTCGATTTCCACTCCCTGCACACCCTTCACGGCCGGGCGCTCGCCTTCGCCACAGGGGTGAAGATCACCAAACCTGAGCTGAACGTCATCGTCCCCATGGGGGACGGGGACGCCCTGGCCATCGGGGGCAACCATTTCATCCACGCCGCCCGGCGCAACATCGAGATGACCGCCATCGTGATGAACAACCGGATCTACGGCATGACGGGCGGCCAATACTCGCCCCTGTCCGGGTATGGCAGCAAGGCCACCACGGCGCCTTACGGGAACATCGACCACGACTTCGACGTCGTGACCCTCTCGAAGGCGGCCGGGGCGTCTTTCGTTGCGCGCACCACCACTTACCACATAACGCAGATGGTCGACATCCTCAAAAAGGCCTTCACCCATCCGGGATTCTCCGTGGTCGAGATCATGAGCCAGTGCCCGACCTATTTCGGGCGCAAGAACCAGATGGGCGACGCCGCCGACATGATGGAGTGGTTCAAGGACAACACGACGCCCACCGGCTCAGAGGCCAAGCAACGGAACCCGGCCCTTATCGAACGGGGCATCTTCGTTCAGGAGCAAAAACCCGAGTACTGCCGCGAATACGACAGGGTCATCCAAAAAGCGATGAAAGGGGGTGCCTGA
- a CDS encoding 2-oxoacid:acceptor oxidoreductase family protein has product MERCRLVFSGSGGQGVITAAIILAEAAVLHEGLVATQSQSYGPEARGGATRSDVIISDSPIRFPKANQPNVLVCLTQEAYNKFFGIIRPGGILLTDPRYVKPEGRVDARLFQLPLYREVMDRIGKPIVYNICMLGAVVELTGVVQPGSVQKVLQNRIPPGVLDINLEAFALGCGIAAPFAAR; this is encoded by the coding sequence ATGGAACGTTGCAGGCTGGTCTTTTCGGGGTCCGGCGGCCAGGGGGTCATCACGGCGGCCATCATCCTCGCCGAGGCGGCGGTGCTCCACGAGGGCCTCGTCGCCACCCAGTCCCAATCCTACGGCCCCGAGGCCCGCGGCGGCGCCACCCGTTCGGACGTGATCATCTCGGACTCGCCCATACGGTTTCCGAAGGCCAACCAGCCGAACGTGCTGGTTTGCCTGACACAGGAGGCCTACAACAAGTTCTTCGGCATCATCCGCCCGGGGGGCATCCTGCTCACGGACCCGCGCTACGTGAAGCCGGAGGGCAGGGTCGACGCCCGGCTCTTCCAACTGCCCCTGTACCGCGAGGTCATGGACCGGATCGGCAAGCCGATCGTCTACAATATCTGTATGCTCGGCGCAGTGGTGGAGCTGACCGGCGTGGTGCAGCCGGGATCGGTCCAGAAGGTGCTGCAGAACAGGATCCCGCCGGGCGTCCTCGACATCAACCTGGAGGCCTTCGCCCTCGGCTGCGGGATCGCGGCGCCGTTCGCCGCTCGGTGA